One part of the Sorangiineae bacterium MSr11954 genome encodes these proteins:
- a CDS encoding cytochrome P450, translating into MFEEKASNGRQPSVGPMAEERPRPEVSTPIARLGELRGEEPVALSADGVDLVAFHTDTGLKVFEGRCPHQGALLGEGERNGRELVCRNHRWRFDVESGRRLGGPQCLRACPSQVRNGIVYADLRALRTAAPAASLAHTRSVQSLPGPPGLPLLGNLLSLDPSQLHRVLEGWEATYGSLFRFRLGTRDVVVVSEPALVQKVLRERPENYRRMSTFAPVFEEIGAPGVLSAEGKPWRSLRRLTMEALSHRHLKSFYPTLKGVVQRLHTRWSRAADAGREVHVTHDLQRFLVDVMTRLAFGYDVNALEGGDGGERRGEISPRQFDEVFDAVNRRLIAPFPYWRFVRLPADRKLERIIGQVFPWISRLVDAARERIAEDPGRAEQPQNFLEAMICARDDAGQPFSNEVILGNALQILAGGQDTTANTLAWAIHEICDRPDVVASLRKELDRALGDDAMPESIETAGRLVYATAIANEVMRLRPVVPSMFMEANTDVVLGDLALPKGTATWVLVRPAARDAENFADPESFRPERWLAQSDSIDAHDTSAYAPFGSGPRICPGRTLALLEMRVALAMIFRNFEIVRTSPRDIEEVLKFTMNPRDLRVRLRRRAAA; encoded by the coding sequence ATGTTTGAAGAGAAAGCGTCGAACGGCCGACAACCGTCTGTCGGTCCCATGGCCGAGGAGCGGCCTCGCCCGGAGGTCTCGACGCCCATAGCCCGGCTGGGGGAGCTTCGCGGCGAGGAGCCCGTTGCCTTGTCGGCCGACGGTGTGGATTTGGTTGCGTTCCACACCGATACGGGATTGAAGGTTTTCGAAGGCCGTTGTCCGCATCAAGGCGCCCTGTTGGGCGAAGGCGAGCGGAACGGACGAGAGCTCGTGTGCCGCAATCATCGCTGGCGATTCGACGTGGAGTCGGGCCGGCGCTTGGGCGGGCCGCAATGCCTTCGCGCTTGCCCATCCCAGGTGCGCAATGGGATCGTCTACGCGGATCTTCGCGCGCTCCGAACGGCGGCGCCGGCTGCCTCCTTGGCCCACACGAGGTCCGTGCAATCGCTCCCCGGACCGCCGGGGTTGCCGCTCCTCGGCAATCTCTTGTCCCTCGATCCGTCGCAGTTGCATCGCGTGCTGGAAGGCTGGGAGGCGACGTATGGCTCGCTATTCCGATTTCGCCTTGGCACGCGCGACGTCGTCGTCGTATCCGAGCCTGCGCTCGTACAGAAGGTCTTGCGGGAGCGCCCGGAGAATTACCGGCGCATGAGCACCTTCGCGCCGGTGTTCGAAGAAATCGGCGCGCCGGGCGTGTTGTCCGCCGAAGGAAAACCATGGCGTTCACTGCGAAGGCTCACCATGGAGGCGCTCTCGCATCGCCATCTGAAGAGCTTCTATCCGACGCTCAAAGGCGTCGTCCAGCGCCTGCACACCCGCTGGTCGCGCGCCGCGGATGCCGGTCGCGAAGTGCACGTGACCCACGATCTGCAACGCTTTCTCGTCGACGTCATGACTCGGCTCGCCTTCGGGTACGACGTCAACGCGCTCGAAGGAGGCGATGGCGGTGAGCGCCGCGGTGAAATTTCACCCCGCCAATTCGACGAAGTGTTCGACGCCGTGAACCGCCGGCTCATCGCGCCATTTCCCTATTGGCGATTCGTGCGGCTCCCTGCCGATCGCAAACTGGAACGCATCATCGGACAAGTCTTCCCCTGGATCTCCCGCTTGGTCGACGCCGCGCGCGAACGAATCGCCGAGGATCCCGGGCGCGCCGAACAGCCACAAAACTTTCTCGAGGCCATGATCTGCGCGCGCGACGATGCCGGGCAGCCGTTCTCCAACGAAGTCATTCTCGGCAACGCGCTGCAAATCCTCGCTGGCGGGCAAGATACGACCGCGAACACCCTCGCGTGGGCGATTCACGAGATCTGCGATCGCCCGGACGTGGTGGCATCTCTCCGCAAAGAGCTGGATCGCGCGCTGGGCGATGACGCCATGCCGGAGAGCATCGAGACCGCCGGCCGCCTGGTTTACGCGACTGCGATTGCAAACGAGGTGATGCGGCTTCGTCCGGTGGTTCCATCGATGTTCATGGAGGCCAACACGGATGTCGTCCTAGGCGATCTCGCATTGCCAAAAGGCACGGCGACGTGGGTCCTGGTGCGGCCGGCCGCGCGTGATGCCGAAAACTTCGCCGATCCCGAATCGTTCCGGCCCGAGCGCTGGCTCGCACAGTCGGACTCCATCGACGCCCACGATACGTCGGCGTACGCGCCCTTCGGCTCGGGGCCGAGAATCTGCCCCGGGCGCACCCTCGCGCTCTTGGAAATGCGCGTCGCGCTCGCCATGATCTTTCGAAATTTCGAGATCGTGCGCACCAGCCCGCGCGACATCGAAGAGGTGCTGAAGTTCACGATGAATCCGCGCGACCTTCGGGTACGTTTGCGCCGTCGAGCTGCTGCGTAA
- a CDS encoding ester cyclase has product MDTESARAFYLDYLDTVYHRRQIRELDRFFSKDLVVHPPFPGALDFAGVKAAAAALLDTFSDCRLVPETFVYANGMLASRLVCSGTYAGRYFGVGPSGHRIDVIAHPQYRVQNGKFVELWDCTDMLGLIRQIGEASFPRVSSTVRRVRRGVAWLQGTKKESAHV; this is encoded by the coding sequence ATGGACACCGAAAGCGCACGCGCGTTCTATCTCGATTACCTCGATACCGTGTACCATCGCCGCCAGATCCGAGAGCTCGACCGTTTCTTTTCGAAAGACCTGGTCGTTCACCCACCCTTTCCCGGAGCTCTCGACTTCGCCGGTGTAAAGGCCGCGGCCGCAGCCTTGCTCGACACGTTCTCCGACTGCCGGCTCGTTCCGGAGACCTTCGTGTACGCGAACGGAATGCTCGCATCGCGCCTCGTCTGCTCGGGAACCTACGCTGGCCGCTATTTCGGAGTCGGCCCATCGGGCCATCGGATCGATGTCATCGCCCACCCGCAATACCGCGTGCAAAATGGCAAATTCGTCGAGCTCTGGGATTGTACCGACATGCTCGGCCTGATCCGCCAAATCGGTGAAGCGAGCTTTCCGCGCGTGAGCAGCACCGTGCGACGCGTGCGCCGTGGGGTCGCATGGCTCCAGGGGACCAAGAAGGAGAGCGCTCATGTTTGA